The Labrus mixtus chromosome 14, fLabMix1.1, whole genome shotgun sequence nucleotide sequence AGTGTAAATTAATCAGTTGAGACTAATACATTGGggcaccagtagcctagtggttaagtCGTGCCCTATGTACAGAAGTCCTTGAGAGCAGACGGGTCGGGTTTGAATCTAGTCTAAGCTGTGGATCTTTTCCTGCTTGtggttccccactctctctctccctgatctaTGACTATCCACTGTCGTATCTCTAAAAGAAAAACGCATAAAAAGCTTGAAAATCTATCTTGAAAAAGGGGGAATAAGTAAATTACTGATACTTAAGCTGAGAATCTATTAGGTAGGAAttcaaaaaagataatttcTGTGATTATTGTGCAGCGATTCTGCACCATCAAACTACACACAGGGAACTCCTGTATGTAGTTTGATTTGTGCAGATTATTTTAAGATTATTAGTTTGGCCTTTTGTCGGTagcacagctgaagagagacaggaaatatggagaggagagagtggagtaGACGGACATCAAAGGGCCAAGACCAGGAATAGAGCCAGCAGCTGATGTGGAGGACGCCTACCATCCTgaggctttttttaaacaccaaatacagcaacacattttctacattattaaaacatttagtcATGCTcctttcattaaataaaacatgcagcacacaGGATTGAAATGTAGATCTTTATTGAGTTTATGGATTTAAATGGGTAAAAATAACAAGGTGAACTGACCTCATACATAATAAAATAGATCTTTCTCCCGCTctttggttgatttttttttctttacaaaatcGAGGTCACATCACCTCGGTAGAAAAATAATTTATGTGTAAATCAATCTCACAAGCTCATTTGCATCCTCATTATAGGTTGTGAAAGCGTTAAGCAAACTGTTCGTCCGTCACATTCGGTTATTCATTATCATCCTCCGTGCCTGGAAGCAGGCTGACCACATGATGTCACCGCGTACGTGGGCTTCATTAAAGCCTTCACATGACACTCGTCAGAGCTGGAGActcacattttaacacattCAGGCTCAAAGGGTCATTTCACACAGGATTCAGAGAGCACTGCTGAAGTGTGCAGCTGATTAACTCCACACATTCATCGTTACAGATAACAAAAGAAATCACGTCCACAAATTTAGAAACACTGGGTAAAAAACAGGTTCACGTCTTTAGATGTTTGATCGTAttataaagggaaaaaaaatatttttaaaatactcatttatatatttctctgctgctcctctatTTACAGGTGGACACAACATCTCTCTGCCCCTGAAGGAAAGTTCatataaagatgaataaaagcaaaacaacacaagaggagaaaaacttAAAATAGATCAAAACAACACTGGAGACATGAGAATAATCAGAGTTTCCTGGGAGTGCTAAATCTGGGATGCTCTGGTAAATAATCCAGAAACATAACCTTCTGTAGGTAAAAATCTTTATGGACCACCACCCGTCAGGATCACAGCCCTTTGCCGATACATGAAACAGTGTGTACAACATTATTTgtcattcagagaaaaaaaaatcccacattTAAATACAGCTAGTAGCAAATACCAGTGTCCCACATCCCAAAGCCCCCTCCGGCCTGCCTCATCAATAAATCTGCAGGTGTGGGGATGTGGCTCCGTCCCTCCATTTATAGACCTTCTCTGTGATCACGGTGCGGCACAGAGGACAGCTCTTCTCCCGGTTGAACCACAGAGCGATGCATTCATCACAGAATATGTgctgcacagaaaacaaaaatatatacatgtGAGCATGCCATGCACTTAAACAATACTTGACTCTATCAACATAGGGGATGTACTCTGGAAGTTTCAAGGAcaataattaaatgaattattCTAGAAGAacttaaagatcccatattctcCTGATGTTCCGCTCTTATGATGTCAGTCGGTGAAACCTATAGAGCAGCTTTagagctcaaaaacctccttatgtATCTGATACTGGcatcagtaaaaaccctcattttACCTACTGTTtctttaagcccccccccctctccatgtgcccactttcttctgattttacCTGACAGAGTAGAGCTCGAGGCTCCCTGTACTCTCCCTGACAGATGGGACAAACGTCTCCAGCCTCGCTGCACTGACTCCTGGTGGCCGCGGAGCCTGTATGCTGTGaaaccaaagaaaacaacacttcaacacagcTGCTTACGGATTCTGAAGATGATCAACAGTGCTACTGACCACTTCTTACCTCGCCTTTGAGAAATATCCTCACAGTTTTCAGTAAAGACGTCCACTGTGCATACAATCCTAAAAGCTAAGAGACAGAAAGCGGCAAAagttatggtaaaaaaaaaaaaaaagaagagatttcaatttttattttcacattgtcATTTTCACTGAACACACCTTTAGTATGAGGTAGAGCAAAGCCAGCAGGACCCCCAATGTGAGTCCAGGGGTGCCGTCAGCCTCCTGGTAAATGACCAGGTAGCGGAACCACAGTGGAAAAGGCGCCACGGCCTGGTGGATTTGACCGATCTCTTCAGCCAGCATCATCCAGCGGCcctggaaacacaaaaacactaaatTAAAACTACTTCACCAGCACTGCAGCGAAAGAGAAACAGGAGTTTTGTTCTAAAGCAAGTTAAAAAACTTAAAGTTACTCAGAAATTCTCACCTGAGCTCTGTAGGTCACCAGGGAAGATGGCAGCAGCAGAATAAGGCACTTCATCCCCATACAGAGGAACTTTATTACAAAGTTGGTAACACCAACGGCCCATAGCACCTCCCAGAAACCCAGTGGCTCGATGGCTGGGCTGAGAAAGATGAGGCTGGAAGGAGGAGGACATTCAGGTTAACTCCACACTGTGGAGACGTATAAACATAACATGGAAAGTGTGCCACAATCAAGACTTCACTTAATGTTTCCTTGGTTCCAAATGATGACCAAACCATAACTCTTTAAAAACTCGTTTGTCTGTTCAtcttgaataaaaatgtgacaaaacagGAACTGAAGAAGTCAGgccacaaacaaaaagaaaaaggaggtcTTTCCAAACTTGTTGTGCAGTTTGATCCTTCAACTTTAAATCCTGCTTGAAGATGATGAAAGcagctttctttctctgcataaATTTGGCAGGTCCTATCGACATGATAACGAAATACTTAATAATCCAGTAGATTACACTTCTACAACGCTCCTTCTATTGATAAAGTCAAGCTGTTCTCACATATGCACTCAATATGAGTTCTAGagaacttcaggaggactgcttcTAAAATAGTCCTGACTGGttgtacacacatgcacctcacagagggagacggtcactgtcagacgggaggggatGGGGgatctcctgaggcaagacatggtGTAAAAAGAATGACGTGGAAGTGTAGTtccaacagaatcacaatatgaacagaagagtggagaagaacatactggagaacagaaaacataatgcagcagtttaataaGAGCACAGACTTTGTATTGTGATTCTGTCGAGCTACACATcgagcattgatataaagggaaatattcacattatagcgtcgtatagcgcACTCTGTTGCTTCAGCCGCTACTTccttatcatttattttatgtaaagtCTTTggctcaggagacccccccgccccccctcccgtctgacagggatagtctcctgctgtgaggtgcatatgtgaacagtgAGGTCAGGAGAATAacccggagcagtcctcctgatatTCTCTAGAAATCTCCAGGAGTGaagatttgaaaatgtctttaatgaGATCACGTCACTGGTTACAGGGAATAGCTCACAGTCTTGTTCAAAGTAAGGACTATGAGGTAATGCATTCACTCTTACCAATAGTAAAGTGTCTCAGTGAGAAAAGTGTAGTAAAGCAGGAGGGTGGAAGAGATCAGGAACAGCAGCAGCCAACCACTCTGCAGCTTGGACTGACGTTCctaacagcacacacagacaacaacatGGATTTGGATTCCAACAGCAATTAAACATTTGAGGAATCAACCAGCGTGCTTTTTTGTTCTTGGCTTACCTGAAGAAAGACttgagtttgaatgtttttattcacatatAGAAAAGTTGTAAAGAGGCCAACCCCAACAGCTAGACCTGGAAGATAATGAGAAGGAGTTTGATATGTCTCCTTGTTTGCATACAGTTgccatgcatgtgtttgctTTACTCAAACTCACCTAGAGCATGCTGGATGACCAGTTTAGCACACAGTATGACAAGGAAAGGAAGGCTCTTTTGGATCCAGCGGAAGAGACAGCGAAGCTCCGACACGGAGGTGCTGTGTTCTCCAGAGTCCGTGTCAGAGTCAGGCGAGTCAAGCTCTGGCTCTGAGTTCGGGTGATGCTGCACCCGATGGTGTCCATGTGGCTGAGAATGGGAGTGGGCGTGGCCATGGGAGTTGATTCTGCACCTCCTGGATGAGGCACCTCCACCTGACTCCCCAGGCCCGCTCGTCATGGGTACCCGTACCTCAATGTTCTCAGGGTTTGTGGCGGCAGCAGCACCACCAGGGGCTGGAGTCCTGGTGAGAAGCTCTGGCTGCAGCGTCAGGGACAATCCATTTCCTGCGTTAGCGCCCCGCTCGCTTGAATCAGGCTGCATCACAATAGAAGACTCCCTCAATTTCTGTGCTCTTCTGGTATCACTCCTTTGATATGGAATCAAACGTTTACAGTCAGTCATAATAAGTCCAGTAGGAATGTAAACAAGAATTTTCTTGAATTTAATGATGTTCTATCAATtcttgaacacacacattatgttGATATCAAAAGGACTGTCACAAACATCTCTGACTTGGTTAAATCCAGGGGTCGTCTATCGATAAATCAAGAGATCATACGCTTATTTAACACATTTGAtggaacacaaaaaaacaataataacagaACTCTTACAGAGATTGAAATAAGTTATCTTTacttttcaaatacattttccagAGCTGCCAGATAATCTAACACGATATTGTAAGACagagtttgacatttaaaaatcaagtGAAAGGAGACATTGTAGACACATCTAACGACTTGTTGGTAATGTTGTAATCTATTGTAGTCATTGTTgttccgtctctctctcttcctgcatctcccttgATCCCCTCTCAACCCCGAAACACTTTTGGCAGATGACTGTTCCACATGAGTGGttcagtttttccttgccactgtaacttggTAACTTCCTACATTCCCCCCCCCAGAGCTGGCTcaggtatggaccagctcctagttatgatGCTTATAGGTTGTTATTGTTGGAGGACCTGAGttaaaacacagtttgtctTTGTAACTCTGGTTTAAGTTTCTTAATCGTGTACTCAAGGTGGATTAATGATTGGTCTTTGTAAAGTATAAGGTCTAaacctgttgtttttgtacataAACAACAGGTTTAGACCAAATGAAGATCTAAGGAATGTGGTTCTTTTCATTTAACACTtaatttattaaataattacCAGCTAGATTAATTTAAAAACGATACTTTTAACAGTTGTTTTGACACATTGACTTAAATAAGAGGTTAGCCTTAGCTTAGCGTAGCTTGGATTTACAAGTACTTCGATATTTCCGATATTAAGGAGCTAATGTAAAAGCTTTTGTTAAGTTAATAACAGGTGGTTTATCTATACATCGATTACTTCAAATACTTAATCAAAGTAGTGACAGTTAGCTTGTTttagttagcattagcagctaacagatgtttgtttctcGGGccttgtttgctgttttaaaagcTTTAGCTCACCTGTCATTCTGCAGCCGGAGTTTCATGGTAAGCGCTTGGTCCCCATCTAGTATAATGTCCGAGTCTCCAAACGTAACAAAggctaaattaaatcaaaaacaaaactaagcCGTTATCTCTCAGGCTAGGCTGCGCGTTCAGACATCGTGACGTCACGACGACAGGCGTCACAGACTTCTTCTGTTTTGACGTTAACGACGTAGAATGACGCGATGTCGCCCCCTAGTGGTCTAAAGTCCACTCAGCCGATTGTTTAATAAAACGTATTAattcttcatgtttatttccAGTGGTGATtcaagagtctgttggggccccaggcaTGAGATATGTGGGGGGCCCCACAACCTGCATTTAttaccattatgtctgccattGTCCCCATGCTTactctgcttcctctttcttccAACATTATAATACAAGCTATTCTCATTGTGGATTACTTGAACACTACTCTGTGTTCACATAGTCTAATAAACAGAAtctgttcattaaaaacaaacaaacaaacaaaagggcCAAATTCACCACACAcgcatcacaaccacagctgccagaatAATAACTGGTCTCCCATCACCCACCCATTGCTATGGGGCGCCGATTGTAAAGTCGCgaacactacaaataacaacaacatttatccACATTTAACCCTAAAACATCCCTAAaaatgtgtgtacatttttcatcattttttttctaaattaattaattttttattcacatttagagaaatgtttgtgaactttgtcaaaTGTAGTTTTTGTGAATATAAAGTTAAGAGAATTTCATTGGCAactataaatgttaaatatgatatcttaatgtttaatgtattatatacattttacaaacacatgttctgattctaaatatttagaaatcttagctaaatatgtAGTTtagattctaaatatttagaatcaggacatgtatttgtaaaatgtatatataacATTAAACAATGCAAAGGAGCGGCTAACTAAGACCTGTCTTTATCTGTGGAAACGTGCGTCAACACCAGGCTAATAAAAAGGCCTGCAGGTCTTTAAGGATGACcgtttatttgaagttttacaggATTTTACATTTTCGGTAGATAAAACAAAGATAATGTACTACACATGAAAAAGTGTTGGAGGTAATTTTGAACTACAATCATATAACCAACAGTAGAAAAGTTTGAACATATTGTAGCTTTAAGGATTAAAGGAAggatgtgtgacttttttaatCAATGCAATCCTTTTTCTTTCCAACTTAAACAGTCTCATGATACCCACAAAGAAGCCTCATATGTTACAATACAAACGACCCTTTTCACATTTCAGCCTCCTTTCAACATTTTCCTGCAGCACTGTTAAAGAGGTTATATTTCTGTAATTTCTGCCTTTACACTGTGCAGCCGCTGTATGTGAGTATGAAGTGGGCCGTTGTGGTGAAAGGAGGTTAATGTACTACGACTGTTAGAGCTGTTCCCCGCTCTATTCACCGCCCTGTAATTGTGTTATTGCACCATAGAATTGTCAGAGGAGTTGTTCTGCCCCAGTCAGACATCGGAGCCAAGTCTTTGGAGGGAGGTTAACTTGACATATAAATTGCTATCTGCCAAGATGAATGGAGCTCGGCGGAGAGCAGATGAGGAGAGCCGTGCCCTGACATTGCTTCTGACAGACTCCGTATATCCCCCGTCATCTTTCTGCCTTCCTCTCTCTGAACACGGTGCCAGCTGCTGCCTCCTCTGATGTCTTACTGGAGCTGCCAAGATTCACTGCTAGATATGTCCCATCTTGTGAacatgcatactgtatgtgtgtgcaccaAGATAAATCACAGTAATTCACTGATTACTTTTTTATACGATCTGGGACATTTATATCCGATGAAATAACGGTTCAGGAGCATTCAAAGTGCAAGTGATAAATTGGTTTCTGGAGGACAACTTGCACAACATGAAACAGATCTTTAAACGTTCCCAAGAGGACACTACTGTGAACCTTTCGATGTCATCAATGGCATCTTAAGATCTTTAGATATTCTTGCACAAGCTTGCTTAATGGATGCTTAATAATGTGCCATCAGTTGAGAGGAAGGATTTGAATATTCCTTTATCATACACATAATTCACCTATTTCCATAACTTTCAGTACATCAAGGGTCCACCGGCTCCCAGCTTGTGATAGAGAgtgttagctgttagcatcaTATTGCACTATGAGGGTGAAAACACTGATCTCACAGGTGCTATTTTCCTTTACTGCATTTATGTTTCGCCTGTGACGTCTTGAGCAAACTGGACAGGAACGTTAAACTACGTTGTGCACAAGGTTACCCACTTTCTGCAGCTATCAGTGCAGGAGCCACATTTCCATTTCACTCCTAATTCTCCTGAACAGCCCATGCGCATTAACACCTATCACTGACCTCAGACCCTTGTCcgtcctgtcaatcaaactacACCTCAGTGAAGCATCACAGCAGAGACGGCAACTGCACCCCTCACCCTGATTCTCTGGACTGCGTATTTATCATTTTGGCCTCTGTGCGACAATGAGACTAAACcgctaccacacacacacgctaacacacactgaacataaaaacacattttcaataaatgagTGGCATCtcaaagagagagtgtgtgtcagatTGGAGTCATTACTGACATTTCTTCTTACCAGACAACCTGCGGTGTCTGCTCATCCATAGAACTAGAATATAAGGTTAAATCTTGAGGTCTGAAGACAGGTAATCAGAAACCATCACCTCTTTCACATATGTATCAAGATAACTGGGAGGCAAATGTGCAGGATGTCTTACCTGACAGACCAGTACACCCTGAATTAGccaacaagatcacagcagaccttctgcaccccctttggtcaAGAGAGTATGAACTCTAGACTTCAGGGCACAGGTACAGAATGACCAGGATGAGGACTCATGCAGTATTCAGTTTCTCAACAAGCTCTGACCATACAGTATGAACTCAGCTCTCTGCACTTTATTGAACTTGCTACTTGAAATCTCTTACATgtaatcatgtgatgctttaacCCTCTGAGGTCTCAGGCATTTACCCCTATTTTTTAAAGCCTGCTCTTCTTCTGTATGATATCACCTGAGTGATGCACAACCATGTAAACTACATCTTTTCAGGACAACCTGGGGAATCAGAATATCTATCCACCCAAAGGATGTGAGATGAAGTCtagaaataaatgtgaaaacaacaagGACTATGGCATTTGGCTTCTTAAATGTGAACTCTTATGGCctggtgatggggggggggaagtgaaACAAACACTTTAGATATCATCAGATTAAAAACTCTAGCCGTGTGTTTTAGAAAATCCCCAGATGgtttttgtctgaaatgttaGTTTTGCAATTACTGTAAGACACGAGTGTCTGTAGTGATCCAAGTGTTCCTCTGGAAGTACAGGGAGTGTGTTAAAAGTTGGCTGGTAGCATAGTTGTTGgtgaggctatagtcctccaggcgggccgCCCAGGTTCCAATCTGACCAGtgggtcttttttttcatgtcattccccactctctctctctctctgattttctATCCACTGAAATGCAGGTATAAAAAGCCCTGAAATAAaccttgaaaaaaatgaattaatcaatGCAAAGTACAAGCTAAACATTAGATTAGATTTACTAATATTAGAATGAGCTCAATAGGATGAATCAATTCATACCAGTTCTATATTTCCTATTTCTGTGATGAGAGCAGGCTGAGAGTGTTTCAGGCTGCACTGGCTTCTCATTGGCCCTTACATGTCAGCTGATTACAGATAgggcctctgattggtcgactGACCAAAACAAGATGTCAGCGTCCACCTTAGCCGGGTGAGCTAACAGAAGTTACACTATTTTTCTAACAGTTCTACAtaaatgatgatgaggatgaatgATTTGAGGATCCGGATAGTCACTGAATATACACTGATCTTCTCAGTGGGAAAGAAAAGATCCTGGCTGTCGCAGAAACACACAAGTTTCTCAACGGAAAGCCGCCAATGAGACAAAGCGAGTGGATTTAACATTAAGTCACTACGTATTGCCGATCTATTTCTAGAGCTAATGATGTAAACACAACTCCTTATGTAGTATATGACAGCATGGAATTAAGAGCGTTAAATAGGTTTttaattagtctttttttttttttttttttttaaatgattgtttttatgaGCTGTCCTGATTGGTCGTCAGGTCTATGTTATGCTCTTGGTTCAAGGCAAATTCCCTAAAATGGAAATAATCGTTCATTCATTAATTTTTCCGTGTATCAAACTGTCCTGTCACAGTTGGTTGAACTAATTTTTTAAACttctaaaaaaataattccAAATGCTTAGTCCCGTAGGGAAGGTAAGCTTGGACCAGGGGAGCTTTATGTAGACTGTTGGAAAGTGTGAATGGTCTGATCCCAATGTCcaaccttaaaggtcacatattctcctcctcttcaacaagtttaaataagtctcagagctcctcaaaacatatctgtgaagtaaatccactctgatcctgtattttattgtatgatGATCACTGAtcataaactcctctatttcagccctgctcagaacaggctgtttctgtgtctgtacctttaaatgtaaatgagctgtgttctcgctccatgtcctattgtttacagtgagaaggcagactcagagggcagaacaaacacctagctgtgggagtgtcacccacctgggggaggggttactgccctttgtgatgtcatgaagggaaaatctcctgtttgagcacacattttctgaaaagtggagcagggaaaatacggagaggatggacttttctcatcattgggggtttgtagacagactagagacacataatagtgtaagaaaaacatggtcAAGTACATTTTgcatgatatgtgacctttaagaataTGCACTGAACCTTCACAGAGCGTCACATGTGCAGTGAGTGTTTTTGTTAGTCATTAGATATTGTAAAAGATGAGGctacacattattattattacatcgCACGTTTCCTGGAAACAAGATgtgccagattttttttttgatactttctttttattgatattttcagagtaaaacaagacaaa carries:
- the rnft1 gene encoding E3 ubiquitin-protein ligase RNFT1 translates to MKLRLQNDRSDTRRAQKLRESSIVMQPDSSERGANAGNGLSLTLQPELLTRTPAPGGAAAATNPENIEVRVPMTSGPGESGGGASSRRCRINSHGHAHSHSQPHGHHRVQHHPNSEPELDSPDSDTDSGEHSTSVSELRCLFRWIQKSLPFLVILCAKLVIQHALGLAVGVGLFTTFLYVNKNIQTQVFLQERQSKLQSGWLLLFLISSTLLLYYTFLTETLYYCLIFLSPAIEPLGFWEVLWAVGVTNFVIKFLCMGMKCLILLLPSSLVTYRAQGRWMMLAEEIGQIHQAVAPFPLWFRYLVIYQEADGTPGLTLGVLLALLYLILKLLGLYAQWTSLLKTVRIFLKGEHTGSAATRSQCSEAGDVCPICQGEYREPRALLCQHIFCDECIALWFNREKSCPLCRTVITEKVYKWRDGATSPHLQIY